From the Planktothricoides raciborskii GIHE-MW2 genome, the window CCCGACGGAAAAGCATATTCAGCCGCAGCCAAAATCCGATTTTCGTCATCAATGACCGCAGCCCTAGCGCCAGAAGTACCAAAATCTATTCCCAGATACATTGATAAAAATATACAAGTAAAAATATACAAGTAATAAGATAAGCTGGAATAATCGTTAATTTATTTTAGGCGATTTGTCAGTTTCCGGGCTGACGCTTTTAAGCCAATTTTCTCCGCGAGAAAACCACATATATCTGTAGGGGCGAAGCATTCCGTAGGGGCGATTCGCGAATCGCCCCTACAATATTGTACGGGCGAAGCATTCCGGCAGAAGTTTGATGCTGAAAATATTAAATTAAATACCGGAATGCTTCGCCCCTACGGAATGCTTCGCCCTACCGTCGTTCAGTAGGGGCGAAACCGCTGTAAGCCAATTTTTTCAGCTTTTTGGGCTTGGGGGGTGTCAGTCCTCAGTCGATCGCAAGTCACCCATTTTTGATGTTTACACTTCTGTTCCTAATATCTCAATAGCAGTAATATGAGTTTCGGATCAAAAGATCGACCACAATTTAACACTATGTTTACTCGTTTTCACTGGCTAGAACTGGCGGAATATGTAGCAACGGCAGGATCGGTCGTGGGAACTGTTGTGGCGATCGCCGGACAGAATATTGCTTATGTCACCACTCCTTTAAGTTTAGCGATCGTCCTCAACCTAACTAATCGCCAACGCCTTGCCAAACAACATCAACAAGAATACCATCTTTTAGAAGATCATATTAATCATTACTACGAGGATATTTTAGCACAATTTCCCAGCCGTCTTCCTGCGGCTGAGATTAACCTATCAGAAATCCAAGAACAAATCCAAGACCTGCAAGATTCCCTCAGCATTTTAGAAAATAAATCGGCATCTTTAGCCAGAACAGTTTATCAAAATTTATCCGGCGAATTGAATGTAATTCGGGAATAAATTAGCCATATTTCCGCACCCTTGGATATCACCAACCTAGAAAATGAAATTGAATCCCTTTACGCCCAAATTGCCGCATTTGCGCCAATCAACCTCGCCTAGACAGCCAACAGTATGAAAAATTTTACCAAAATTTTCAAAAGTTAGAACAAAAACACCGTGATGTGATTTTGCCTTGGATCAAGTTATTGGTCAAAGATGTGAAAGATTTGCAAGAAGGACACATGATTATGTCTAGTAAAGTAGAAAACCTCACTCAAGAATTTATCGCTAGACCAGAAGCCGCGCAACTTTCTAAAATTAAAAGAGTCGTATCCCAGTTAAACGAAAGCGTTGCCCAACTGCAAGAAACAGAAGTGATTGCCGACTTATTAAAATCTATCGATCGCCTGCAAGCAGAATTTAATATTTTAGCTGGAAAATTTAATCATCGACCCGAACCCCAACAAATTCATAAGTTAGAATTGTTAGTCACCATGTTAGTCACTAGCGTGACTCATCTAAAGCGAATTTACCGAGATGAAGCAACGCTAAATTCGGTGAATAAGTTAGAAAAACCGAGCAATATTCAACAAAAAAAGTGATTAATATTAGTTATTAATCACTTTATCCGACAAACAGCCAAATAATCCCTGCCCAATAACCAATAAAATAACCAATAACAATAATTTAAGTAGGTGGGCAGAAATAAATGCACCACAGACCCCATTAGAAGAAAAACTGTCATTCCCGCGAAGGCGGGAATCCACAGCCTATCGGCGGGGAACGAAAAGTGCAATTAATTATGTTCACCTACTTAATTATCCCAAGTTTCTAAGTCTTCTTCTCGGCGAAGATATTCTTCAACCGGGTTACTAGAGTCTACAAAAATCATCCCTTCTTGGACTAAACTGGATAAAATTGGCATAATTTCATCTTCCCAGGCTAAATCTGGCAACCAAAGCATCACATCTTTCCCGGTAAACATTTCTAAACTAAAAAGTTTTTCCAGAAATGCTTGATTTACCTCTGGCAGAATCACTTCTTTTTCCCAACATTTGACTTTATACGCGGTTTCAGAAACTTGGGAAATAATCACTCGTTGCCAGGTAGGAATTCTAAAGCGAGTATTGATGTCTTTGGGAAATATATTGAATCCGGTTTGTTGGGGTAATGCGTAAGTATTCACCGGATGGGCTGCGGTCATCAAATCATAAATATATCCCGCAGGTAAATCAGAATTAGCGGTATGTTCTCCTAATTTTTCTAATAATGCAGATAGCTGAGTTTTAATATTTTTCCCATAATTTTCTGTAGGAAATGCCAGATTTTTTCGCCAATCTGGGGATTGTTTTAATTGGTTGACTACCCATTCTAAGAAGTCAATGCCGGTGGCGCAGTGGATGCCCAAGGTAATATGTAATGAGGGCTTACCCACAGCGATCGCATAATGCCAATGTCCCTTGGGCAAATATAACACATCGCCCGGTTCCAACACCGTATTTAAATAAGGTTTTGCCGCTGGAGGTTCAAAATACATTGACGGCTGACTTTCTAAGGGATATTGTAAAGTTTCGGGAAAAACTTTCCACTGTTTTGCCCCATCAATTTGGAGAATAAAAATCTCATAAGGGTCATAATGACTGACAAACCCTTGTTTTCCCGGAAAGGAAGAATAAGCATTAACCGTGAGATTGCTGTAGCCAATTTCATAGCGCAGTTCCGAGACAAATTCGGCAATTTCGGGGACTCGTTTTTGCAGGTTATTAAATTTTAACGTAGCCCCTTTTTGTAAAAACTTAAGTAACTTGCCTGGGTGAAAAATTTCCTGGGGGCTGACCACTTCCGTCCGACTGACAATTTTGCCATTTAAAATTAGGTCAATGTCATTGCTATCTAAGTCGGTATAACTGAGTAAATAGTTTAAATGCTGCCAAGAGAAGAGGCGATCGAATCGAGGATTACCCCCAGCGGAAATATGGATGGCTTTCTTTGTCCAATTTTCCGCCATAAATTGAGAGTAATCATAAGGACTGAGGATATATTCGAGAGTTTTCATATCTCACAAAATCACCGACGCTGGTTTGACTAAAATTTGACTAACATTCGTAGGGTGGGCAATATTGCCCACCACTAACATTTGTAGGGTGGGCAATATTGCCCACCACAATTAACTTACCATCGCGATCGCCCTATTTGTTAAGCAATATGATTAATATTCGGCGGTTTATATTCGGCGCGATCGCCTATAATCGTGATTATACCTGCCCAGCCTATCAAAAAAACGTTAATCTTAAAGCCTGGAGCATTTTCTACAAGCTTGAGCTATAATATCAGATTATTGATATAAAGGAAGTTATATGGACAAAAAAATATATGAACGAGCATTACGGAAACGAAGGTATTCCGGCTGAATACCAGACAATTGCTGAGGCGCTGCGGGCGCAGGTTCAGCAGGTAAGACAAAAGCATATTCCACCGAGAATAAATAAGATAACCGCCGTTCCAGAGTCTGATGGCAATGTGGCGGTTGCTAGACTAGAAATTTTTTCTAATCCCAAGCAAATATATTGGTTTGAGGCAACTAGCAAAAAATCTCCGCTAAATATTCCGGGTGAGAATGGTGGACCGCCCCAGTGGTTTCATCCAAGGCTCGATAAAGCTTTACAAGGAGAGTATTATAATGACGCTCATGCGGAGTATAAATTGTTCAATGCGATCGCGGCAAAAATTCAAGAGTCTAATTTACCGCATGATTTGGAGGGAATTCTCTACCTATATACAGAAAGAGACACCTGTTCGGGCTGTTACTTAACTGGAGATGAATTTAATCAGAGATTTCCAAATATTAGAGTGATTATTTTCTACGATCGCTTATACCCATAAACCTATAATAGTTAGATGCAATAAACCCTGTCTAGTCAATATAGCGGTTATTCTCCGAATTACAGAGGTTTTCTGGATTCCCGCCGGCGCGGGAATGACAGTTTTTTTTCTAGTTCATAACTATGACAATTGCTATATGGAATAGACAGGCTTGATAGTTCAAAGAACTAAATTCTTAATTACACATATTAATTACACATAAGGAGTTAAATAAAACCATGATGCAAAAAATTAAAACCGCAGAACCTAGCTTAAAAAAGTTTTCCAGAGGTTACTACAGAGAATTCCGTTTACCTCAATGGTTTAACGGGCCAGAAGAACTGACCAAAATACTCCAAGAAGTCTGGAATCGATCCTATCCTGATTTATACGATCGCGGTGGGGAGGATGATTTAGAATCTGCCATTGAAGAAGTTCTCAAAACCTTGGGCATACCCAACACGGACACGACACATAAAAGGTATGTTTATATCGCCTGGACAATAGCATTAGCCGCTGAAGCAACCATCAAACATTACTTTCCTGATGACCAAATCTTTCCCAGGGTAGAAAAGCAAGTTCTCTTGTGGCTGGAAAGTGGCGTAGAAGTTCCCGATAATTTCGTAAATATGGTTTTTTCTGATTTAGAGCAAATTGGCAAACATCAAGCGTCCGGGGAAGCCTATAATATTTTGTATGCCACCTTAAACAGTCTGGCTTCTGAGAATGCCTACATCGCTGTTTTGGATACTTTATATTATGCGCTGACTGGAGATGCGGTTTCTGGTTTTTCTGCCGCCAAAAGAGATATGTTCAATTGGTTGATAGTTGAGGTAATTCCTGCCGCTTATTGCTTGCGGGTTCCCGATACTATTTATTCAGGAAAATGGAAGTTTCTTCCCTTAATTGAATATCCGTAGATAGTAGTAGATAGTAGGGTGGGCAATATTGCCCACCCTACATTGATATATCAGTCCTATTTCACAAATTGGGGCATAATTTCCGCTGCGGTAAATAAACCGTAAATTCCCCGTTGCTGTAAATTAATTCCAGCTTTGAGATAGCCAAAAGCCGGGCCGCACACATTGGCCGCCATGCTGGTTTCATCCCCTAATGTAAAGGTATGGGTAGAAATTTTCCCTTCAAAAGTTCGACCAGTGATTTGCACATTGGTACTCAAAGGTTTTTTGGCATTGCGAGTATCTACCACTCCGCCCACGGTGACGCGATCGCGGGGACAAATTCCCGCTAATTCCAACATAATATCGTCGGCGTGTTCCATATTTTCCAGAGTAATTTTGCCCTCAGTGCGATCGAGTAGGGCTGCCACTTCCTCGTCAGTCATAGCCATAGCGCGATCGACCGTATAACCGGGGATATGGGCAATATCTTCGCGAATGGTTGCCCGATAAGCTTCCCAATTAGCAATCCCCACCCCAAACGTAATCTTAACGCTATGAATTTCTGTATAACTTTGCGCCGCTAATGCTGCTGCTGCCGTTAATAACCCAGGAGTTGCCCCGCAACCCGTCATATAAGTAATCCCAGCCGCGCTTAAATCCGCCTTCAGTGCGAGTAACTGTTCTACAGCACTGGTGCGCTTCATGGCATCCACCAGCACCCCGCGCCAACCGGACGCCATAAATTGCTGGGCTACTGATGCCATAAAAGTATTGGGCAAATTCGGCAATGCCAGGAAATAACCATCTACCGGGGCGCTAGAGATTAACTCCTCAATACTATTGTGGGACAAAATTCCCCCGGCTTCCAGATAACCCACAGACCCTTGGTGATGGTACGCGGCCATACATTGGTCTGGGTCTAAGCCTTCGGGGTTGTAAGCATAGCCGTGTTTATCGGCGATCGCCACCAAAATCATTTCCCGTTTGGCGGCTAAAATTCTGGCAGCGGCTTGTCCCAGTCCCCCAAAGCCCAATAGTCCGACGCGGATGGGAGATTTTTGGTTGATGTTATTGGTGAGATGCTCTTGTGTCATGGCACAGATAATCAAATTGAACAGACTCTTATTATCACTCTGGCTGTGTACCGCGAAACATGGCAGGGGATCTTCGTCAAGGAAATTTGTAAGTAAATTTGGCGATTCGGTCGAAGAGCGATCCGATCGAAGCGGAATCGGGAAGTTGCTGAGAGATTTTCGCGATACCTTGACGCGATCGGGAAGTTGCGCCAAACTTGACAAATAATCCTTTATCGCTCTCCTAAATAATAAGTATTGTTAAGAAATCCGGGGTTGTGATTCAATTGATCTCAATCGATCTCAATTGATATTACGACCAGCCAAGCGGCCAGTCATTGACCGGAAATACCCCGGAGACTCGCTCGGAGAGCATTTCAATGGCACGAGGGCGGCCAATAATATCACTTTACTCAGCCAAACTTATGGAAGAACTAGAATTTGTCATTTATCCCGATGGCCGAGTGGTCGAGAAAGTGACTGGCATTGTCGGTTCTTCTTGTGCAGAAGTCACCGCTGCACTGGAAGCCCAATTAGGAGTAGTTCTCAGTCAACAAACGACTTCAGAATTTTTTGCTCCTGTGGTGCAACAGTCAACGTCAGCGATCAACGTAGCAACTTATAGCGATTGGTGATTTTTCTTCTGAATCCGTGGTCTACGGATCGATTGCTTCATTTGTTCAGTGTTGTCCATTTAGATTCCATTCATTAAAAACCAACTCACTATGTCTCATTTCAGCCAAATTAAAACCCAAATCCGCAACCTGTCCTCTTTGGAGTCTGCTTTATCGGATTTGGGGATCGACTGGAAATCTGGCCCAAGAGAAGTGCGAGGCTATCGCGGTCAAACCACTCAGGCGGAAATTGCGATCGCCCAAGACAATGGTTATGACATTGGCTTCCGTTGGAATGGCCAAGAATATGAATTAGTTGCTGATTTGCAATATTGGCAGCAAAATTTAACGGTGAATGGTTTCTTAAATCAAGTCACCCAACGTTATGCCTACCATACGGTGATGAATGAAACTGCCAAGCAAGGGTTTCAAGTAGCGGAAACCCAAAAGCAAGCGGATGGTTCCATCCGTCTGGTGTTGCAACGCTGGGCAAGCTAATGGCTGAGTTTTTTGACCATGAACCCCAGGAAACACCCGAACGGTCTGGTTTTGAACCAGAGTTAGGGGGAGTATTTCGCGATGCCCCGGAACGGTCTGGACTGGAACCGGAATTAGGCGGAACCCTCCGCCAAAAAGGGGTATATGTGGATGAACAAACTTGTATTGGTTGCAAGTATTGTTCCCATGTAGCGCGAAATACGTTTTACATTGAACCTGATTATGGTCGTTCCCGTGTAATTCGCCAAGATGCGGACCCGGAAGAGTTGATTCAAGAAGCCATTGATACTTGTCCGGTTGATTGTATCCATTGGGTTGATTATACGGAGTTAAAAGAACTCGAAGCCGAACGTCAATATCAGGTGGTGATGCCACTCGGTTTTCCGATGGATAAAGCCGCGTCGGCGATCGGTCAACGTCGGAAAAAACAACAGTCTAAACGACGAAAGTCTAGTTAATTCAAAATAAAAACCGGGTTTCTTGAAGAAACCCGGTTTTTTTCTATCTACCGATTCAAAAAATTCAAAACTTTATTTCAGTGGACTATGTTCGGCTAAGATTTTTTCTACTCTCGCTTCATCTACTCTCGCTAATATGTTCTCAGCTTCCTTTTGATCCCGAAGCGTTTTCGCCAGACTAAATGATGACCCTATGGTAAAAACTAAACCCATGCCCATATAACCTTTAATCCAGTTATCCACAGGTAGATAGAAGATCCCCACTGTCATGCTCGATATGGCAATCATAAAAGAAGCCCAAACCTGAAAAATCCAAGCATTTGTATCTTTTTGCGCCACAATTGTTTTCATAGGTTCTTTCCTGGAAGTGAAAAAATGAGAAGAAAATTGCGTTTTGAGGGAATTTGATTAACTGAACTAGATTAACTGAACTAAATTAAAAGAATTTATCCGTATCTTCCCCAACCCCTCAAAAAATTATCTGTTTTCTCCAGTATTTCCTATGGGAAATAGGTCGCCCAATTTCCTATGACAGTTTGTTGACTGGCATAAGTATATAATTTAGATTACATATTAGATATATTTTAATTACTGGTTATATTTTGGCAATGAAAGCGGGGCGACTGATGCTTCCTCGTCACCACTAAAGAGAAAAGAGAAAAGAGAAAAGAGAAAAGAGAAAAGAGAAAAGAGAAAAGAAAAAAGAGAAAAGAGAAAAGAGAAAAGAGAAAAGAAATTTTCCTCTATCCTCTTTCCTCTATCCTCTATTCTCTATCCTCTATCCTCTATGCTATGAACCTCAATTTTATCGGGGTTGAGGTGCGATCGCCTCACTTGACCGCAGGCAAATCACCAATATAAATGCCTAATGCGCGGGCAGTATGCACTAAACCAGAATCGGGATTGACTGGCTGAGTGCCTTTGTGGAAGACATCATCCAGTGACACACTGACCACCTCTCCATTTTGCCAAGCCACCATCCGTCCGTATCGCTCTTCGGCAATCAAATCCACTGCTGCTTTGCCAAACGCTGTAGCGAGGAGGCGATCGAATGCCGAAGGCACCCCACCCCGTTGGACGTGACCGAGCACCGTGACTCGGGCTTCGATTGAGTTGCCACTGACCCGGCAAATTTCATCAGCCACATATTCACCAATTCCCCGCAGCCGGAGTTCACCGTGAGAGTCGGTATAATAACGAGATTCCCCAGCAGAGGTTTTCGCCCCTTCCGCGACGACCACGATCGCGAATTTCCGACCCCAGCGATCGCTCAATTCAGAAATTTTCTTACAAACATTTTCAATCGAGTAAGGAATTTCCGGCAATAAAATGCAATCGGCGCCCCCGGCTATTCCCGCGTGCAAGGCCAAATGACCGGCATCTCGGCCCATCACTTCCACCACCATGACGCGATCGTGACTTGCCGCCGTAAAGGTCAAGCGATACAAAGCATCTACAATGGTATTCACCGCCGTATCAAATCCCACGGATCTTTCAGTCAGGGCCACATCATTATCAATGGTTTTCGGCACTCCCACCAGATTCCAATTTCCTTTAGCGGCCAGTTGAGATAAAATCGCTAAACTGCCATCACCACCAACTCCAATCAAGGCATCCAAACCTAAATCTCGATAACCCGCAATTACTTGATCCGCATTCGCTTCCGTATCTCCTTTATTAATTGATCCCAAAATCGTACCACCGGCACTCAGCAAAGGATCAATTCCTCTTAAGTCCAGACCGTGGACGTTTAACACCACCGATTTCCGCTCAATTAAACCCTGAGTAGCGTAGACAATTCCTAGCACTTCCCAATCATAAGTCAGGGTGGCGTGACTCACCACCGCACGAATGACCGCATTTAATCCAGGACAATCTCCACCACTGGTCAGAATTCCAATTCTTTTGCGAGTTTTCATACAGTTCCCACTGAATTAATCAACTTTCTTTGTTGAGAATAAACTAAACAAACACTTTACGATCGGAGTCTGTAGTAAATTCAGATTTAATAATTTCTTTTAAAAAATTTAATATTTTCTTCAGATATTCTCTGGATTTAACTTATTGCGTTTGATGACCAAATTTTATAGAACCAATTATGCTTATAGTACCAGAAAAAGTTAGATTAGTCACATAAAATATGCTCAATATTATAGATATTTGCTGACAAAAAATATTTGTTGTTGGTTATTTGTTGTTGGTTATTTGTTGTTGGTTATTTGTTGTTAGTTATTTGTTGTTGGTTATTTGTTGTTGGTTATTTGTTGTTAGTTATTTGTTGTTGGTTATTTGTTGTTGGTTATTTGTTATAGTCTAATCCTCGGCTCCGCCGCTCCGACGCCGCATTCTCCGCTCCAGAAGCCCATTCCGCAAGGCCGGAAAAAAAATCTGCAAAATTTTTTGGCATTAAGCGATCGCTTTTCCAAATCTTGTGCTATGATAATTTACGGTCAGCCTGGAGAGGTGGCTGAGGGGTTGAAAGCGGCAGATTGCTAATCTGTTGTACGGCAGGTAACTCCGTACCGAGGGTTCGAATCCCTCCCTCTCCGTAAAATAAGCACTGAAAAACCCCGGCTCACAATGAGTCGGGGTTTTTTTATGTCTGCTTTAAACCATGATTTAAACTATGAACCGCTTAGACTTCGGCCATTGCGGTATTCACCTGTTGGCAGACAAATGGCAAAATGGCTTCGTTCTTACTTTGGGCTTTGCCTTCGGTAAAGACAATTAGCAAGAAAGGACGGCGATCGGGTAACTCAATATACGCCGCATCATGGCGAACTTGGCTCGTGAAACCAGCTTTTGACCAGAGTTTTGCCTCTAGGGGCAAACCCCCACCGAGAAAACCTGTGACTTGATTTTCCGGGTCGGCGACTAAATCTTCGCGATCGAGACTACGTTTCATTAGTTGCATCATCGCTTGTGATGCCCCAGAGGAAACGGCGACTCCGCCTAAAATACTATGCATCAGACGGGCGGTGGCATCGGTGGTTAACATATTCCGATTTTCCATTAGTTCGCCGAGAAAGGCTCGTTCTCGACCATAGGGGCCATCACACCAGGTTTTCTGATTAATATTCACCGATTCAAGTTCGGGCCATCCCAGAGACTTGAAATAACGATTGACAATATTGCGTTGAGATTTCCAGGTTTCCAATGGGCCAGGGGGTAATTCCGG encodes:
- a CDS encoding deaminase domain-containing protein, whose protein sequence is MNEHYGNEGIPAEYQTIAEALRAQVQQVRQKHIPPRINKITAVPESDGNVAVARLEIFSNPKQIYWFEATSKKSPLNIPGENGGPPQWFHPRLDKALQGEYYNDAHAEYKLFNAIAAKIQESNLPHDLEGILYLYTERDTCSGCYLTGDEFNQRFPNIRVIIFYDRLYP
- a CDS encoding DUF2997 domain-containing protein, translating into MEELEFVIYPDGRVVEKVTGIVGSSCAEVTAALEAQLGVVLSQQTTSEFFAPVVQQSTSAINVATYSDW
- a CDS encoding cupin domain-containing protein; amino-acid sequence: MKTLEYILSPYDYSQFMAENWTKKAIHISAGGNPRFDRLFSWQHLNYLLSYTDLDSNDIDLILNGKIVSRTEVVSPQEIFHPGKLLKFLQKGATLKFNNLQKRVPEIAEFVSELRYEIGYSNLTVNAYSSFPGKQGFVSHYDPYEIFILQIDGAKQWKVFPETLQYPLESQPSMYFEPPAAKPYLNTVLEPGDVLYLPKGHWHYAIAVGKPSLHITLGIHCATGIDFLEWVVNQLKQSPDWRKNLAFPTENYGKNIKTQLSALLEKLGEHTANSDLPAGYIYDLMTAAHPVNTYALPQQTGFNIFPKDINTRFRIPTWQRVIISQVSETAYKVKCWEKEVILPEVNQAFLEKLFSLEMFTGKDVMLWLPDLAWEDEIMPILSSLVQEGMIFVDSSNPVEEYLRREEDLETWDN
- a CDS encoding serine hydrolase, with translation MTFFRKDQTLENLGSRILEATWAQFPELARNQIAMTWIVYDPPVPVNTGGALSPQAFWSHPIRGFSYRGSDRIYPASIVKLFYLVAVYEWLDKNMITPSAELQRAVRDMIVDSSNDATSLVVDILTGTTSGPELPPGPLETWKSQRNIVNRYFKSLGWPELESVNINQKTWCDGPYGRERAFLGELMENRNMLTTDATARLMHSILGGVAVSSGASQAMMQLMKRSLDREDLVADPENQVTGFLGGGLPLEAKLWSKAGFTSQVRHDAAYIELPDRRPFLLIVFTEGKAQSKNEAILPFVCQQVNTAMAEV
- a CDS encoding DUF1257 domain-containing protein, which translates into the protein MSHFSQIKTQIRNLSSLESALSDLGIDWKSGPREVRGYRGQTTQAEIAIAQDNGYDIGFRWNGQEYELVADLQYWQQNLTVNGFLNQVTQRYAYHTVMNETAKQGFQVAETQKQADGSIRLVLQRWAS
- a CDS encoding saccharopine dehydrogenase-like oxidoreductase; the protein is MTQEHLTNNINQKSPIRVGLLGFGGLGQAAARILAAKREMILVAIADKHGYAYNPEGLDPDQCMAAYHHQGSVGYLEAGGILSHNSIEELISSAPVDGYFLALPNLPNTFMASVAQQFMASGWRGVLVDAMKRTSAVEQLLALKADLSAAGITYMTGCGATPGLLTAAAALAAQSYTEIHSVKITFGVGIANWEAYRATIREDIAHIPGYTVDRAMAMTDEEVAALLDRTEGKITLENMEHADDIMLELAGICPRDRVTVGGVVDTRNAKKPLSTNVQITGRTFEGKISTHTFTLGDETSMAANVCGPAFGYLKAGINLQQRGIYGLFTAAEIMPQFVK
- a CDS encoding ferredoxin — its product is MAEFFDHEPQETPERSGFEPELGGVFRDAPERSGLEPELGGTLRQKGVYVDEQTCIGCKYCSHVARNTFYIEPDYGRSRVIRQDADPEELIQEAIDTCPVDCIHWVDYTELKELEAERQYQVVMPLGFPMDKAASAIGQRRKKQQSKRRKSS
- a CDS encoding ATP-dependent 6-phosphofructokinase, which encodes MKTRKRIGILTSGGDCPGLNAVIRAVVSHATLTYDWEVLGIVYATQGLIERKSVVLNVHGLDLRGIDPLLSAGGTILGSINKGDTEANADQVIAGYRDLGLDALIGVGGDGSLAILSQLAAKGNWNLVGVPKTIDNDVALTERSVGFDTAVNTIVDALYRLTFTAASHDRVMVVEVMGRDAGHLALHAGIAGGADCILLPEIPYSIENVCKKISELSDRWGRKFAIVVVAEGAKTSAGESRYYTDSHGELRLRGIGEYVADEICRVSGNSIEARVTVLGHVQRGGVPSAFDRLLATAFGKAAVDLIAEERYGRMVAWQNGEVVSVSLDDVFHKGTQPVNPDSGLVHTARALGIYIGDLPAVK
- a CDS encoding YiaA/YiaB family inner membrane protein, with translation MKTIVAQKDTNAWIFQVWASFMIAISSMTVGIFYLPVDNWIKGYMGMGLVFTIGSSFSLAKTLRDQKEAENILARVDEARVEKILAEHSPLK